Proteins co-encoded in one Lacerta agilis isolate rLacAgi1 chromosome 6, rLacAgi1.pri, whole genome shotgun sequence genomic window:
- the IL23R gene encoding interleukin-23 receptor yields MVTANILVVLYILFCKICQVVLSHHCSAITEQDTIHCRGKVWTEPASTIQVGQNITINCHSDKAVCQNAKKHMRLNQREVEDRLVSVINKTTVQLQLHDYNISFSTVLCYTVCPPGKNQLICGTEFCVGHSPDMPTNLTCVIYEYSDNMTCTWDPGKNTQLSTRYNLYLKSFQGEENKTFQANNASGTIPLSQMWKNQTFYVGVYAENHLGTNCSEELYVHLDDLVVPATPIIIQIVDSPLFKTTIHWEKQTAINETYCEERYKEKTGETWHVRKWDADFKREHQTEYNLDANMEYEFQVRCKLTHAQSFWSKWSESAVHMTPEAEPSSVLDVWRFLGPTYPNGSQEVVILIKPFFPKESRGRILGYRVFYENQGEIVDLCKTTETKCRVLVPPAATILHVTAHNSKGSSKPANITVNQPPHNFHDFPPPTNMQMNHDEQKGISVVWKPPQSIGKVVLWYIVEWTSADFRHGLVWKKVPIQNTTTYIQENVRMGHNFNISVYAVYQDGTSKACSIPTLPGGNQTQDTDNDPRNIFAVTNGDDDGGGVLWGTGFGMFFLFIIILSLIATNIKRVKTAFWSITPKWLFEDYPRVQNSSVIQSLQGENGGITHNSTGLFIDYEDTVVTEVEETLVHKEYKVVDHKEETREAVLDNVNIPEDILFVGNSEMTEENGYKPQISSPAVLQGSTYEIHSQSPDKKPNTPALPVSSLIKDFPSPMATAWPVVGTNENTFLFDKISLVLNNSKSGQSNMVSSADEEPHTPTENQWKPLLSDEDIQEQTLIPDELLSCLNAVNEDSSDIMSYFPQNVAK; encoded by the exons ATGGTTACAGCTAACATTTTAGTGGTATTATACATACTCTTCTGCAAAATATGCCAAGTCGTCCTTTCTCATCATTGTTCAGCAATTACAGAGCAAG atactaTACATTGTCGTGGGAAGGTGTGGACGGAACCAGCTTCAACGATTCAAGTGGGCCAGAATATTACCATAAACTGCCATTCCGATAAAGCTGTCTGTCAGAATGCTAAAAAACATATGCGTCTAAATCAAAGGGAGGTCGAGGACAGATTGGTGTCAGTTATAAACAAAACTACAGTTCAACTTCAACTTCATGATTATAACATTTCATTTTCCACAGTCCTTTGTTATACTGTATGTCCTCCAGGAAAAAACCAATTAATATGTGGAACAGAATTTTGCGTGGGCC ATTCACCAGACATGCCAACCAACTTAACCTGTGTCATATATGAGTATTCGGATAACATGACATGCACTTGGGACCCAGGCAAGAACACACAACTAAGCACTAGGTACAACCTATATTTGAAAAG TTTTCagggagaagaaaataaaacatttcaggcAAACAATGCCTCAGGTACCATCCCTCTGAGTCAAATGTGGAAAAACCAAACATTTTATGTTGGGGTCTATGCTGAAAATCACTTGGGAACGAACTGCTCAGAAGAACTGTATGTTCACCTTGATGATCTAG TGGTACCAGCTACACCCATTATTATCCAGATTGTAGACTCTCCATTATTTAAGACTACAATACATTGGGAAAAGCAAACTGCAATCAATGAGACTTATTGCGAAGAACGATACAAGGAGAAGACAGGCGAAACTTGGCAT GTTAGAAAATGGGATGCTGACTTTAAAAGGGAACATCAAACTGAGTACAATTTAGATGCAAACATGGAGTATGAGTTTCAAGTTAGATGCAAACTAACTCACGCCCAAAGCTTTTGGAGCAAATGGAGCGAATCTGCAGTGCATATGACTCCTGAGGCAG AACCTTCTTCAGTACTCGATGTGTGGAGGTTTCTGGGGCCAACTTACCCGAATGGTAGCCAAGAGGTGGTCATCTTAATCAAG CCATTTTTTCCTAAGGAGAGCAGGGGAAGAATTTTGGGCTACAGGGTGTTCTATGAAAACCAAGGAGAAATTGTGGATTTATGTAAAACGACAGAAACAAAATGCCGAGTTTTGGTTCCCCCAGCAGCTACCATTCTCCATGTGACAGCACATAATTCAAAAGGAAGTTCCAAACCTGCGAATATTACAGTGAACCAACCTCCACATAATTTCCATG ATTTCCCACCACCCACCAACATGCAAATGAACCACGATGAACAGAAAGGGATTTCTGTTGTATGGAAACCTCCCCAATCCATTGGGAAAGTAGTTTTGTGGTACATAGTGGAATGGACGTCTGCAGATTTCAGGCATGGGCTTGTGTGGAAAAAAGTCCCCATCCAAAACACAACAACATATATCCAAG AAAATGTCAGAATGGGGCATAACTTCAACATTTCAGTGTATGCTGTGTATCAAGATGGCACCAGCAAGGCCTGTTCCATCCCGA CATTGCCAGGGGGAAATCAGACTCAGGACACTGATAATGATCCACGAAACATATTTGCGGTTACCAACG gtgatgatgatggtggtggtgttcTGTGGGGAACTGGCTTTGGAATGTTCTtcttatttataattattttgagTTTGATTGCTACAAACATTAAAAG ggttaaaACAGCATTTTGGTCGATAACACCAAAATGGCTTTTTGAAGATTATCCTAGAGTGCAGAACAGCAGTGTGATCCAATCACTTCAG GGGGAAAATGGTGGCATAACACACAATTCCACTGGGTTGTTCATCGATTATGAGGATACTGTAGTAACTGAAGTGGAGGAGACACTGGTACACAAGGAGTATAAGGTTGTAGATCATAAAGAGGAAACTAGAGAAGCCGTTCTGGATAATGTTAACATTCCAGAAGACATACTGTTTGTTGGCAATTCGGAAATGACGGAAGAAAATGGCTACAAACCTCAGATTTCCAGCCCAGCAGTCTTACAAGGCAGTACTTATGAAATACATTCTCAAAGCCCAGATAAAAAGCCAAACACCCCAGCTTTGCCCGTGAGTAGTTTAATAAAAGATTTCCCAAGTCCCATGGCTACCGCATGGCCTGTTGTTGGTACcaatgaaaatacatttttatttgatAAAATCAGTCTTGTTTTGAACAACagtaaaagtgggcagagcaacatggTCAGCTCCGCAGATGAAGAGCCACATACACCAACAGAAAACCAATGGAAGCCCCTACTTTCAGATGAAGATATTCAAGAACAGACCTTAATACCAGATGAACTTCTCTCTTGCTTAAATGCTGTGAATGAAGATTCTTCCGATATAATGTCTTACTTTCCTCAAAACGTTGCAAAGTGA